The following coding sequences are from one Limnobacter sp. SAORIC-580 window:
- a CDS encoding aminoglycoside phosphotransferase family protein, which translates to MSALRQEMLKKWLTGLNEFEFDLQTLQAASSDASFRRYFRVGEANNVRTLIVMDAPPDKEDVRPFVHVAGLLRDGGSRAPQVLAQNPEEGFLLLEDFGNTTMLQGLNTQAEQKDAFYMQALHDLVQLQANTRTEGIPAYGADKLLQEMNLFDEWYVGKHYGVELTDQERNWLESIKGMLIQSALSEPQVFVHRDYHSRNLMLISQAGAAPQFGILDFQDAVKGPLSYDLVSILRDAYIEWPEAQTLDWTVRYWEAARKAGLPICEDPGEFYRQFDFMGLQRHLKILGIFARLNYRDGKAQYLNDLPMVLRYVRLVAGRYIAFKPLLLLLDRLENKAVKVGYTF; encoded by the coding sequence ATGAGCGCCTTGCGTCAAGAAATGTTGAAAAAATGGCTGACAGGCCTGAATGAGTTCGAGTTTGACCTGCAAACCTTGCAGGCTGCTTCCAGCGATGCCAGCTTTCGCCGGTATTTTCGGGTTGGCGAAGCCAATAACGTGCGAACCCTGATTGTGATGGACGCCCCACCTGACAAAGAAGATGTTCGCCCATTTGTGCATGTGGCGGGTTTGCTGCGGGATGGGGGTTCCAGAGCACCCCAGGTATTGGCGCAAAATCCGGAAGAAGGTTTTTTGCTGCTGGAGGATTTCGGCAATACGACCATGTTGCAGGGGCTGAACACTCAAGCTGAACAGAAAGACGCCTTTTACATGCAGGCACTGCATGACCTGGTGCAGTTGCAAGCCAACACCCGCACCGAAGGCATACCCGCTTACGGTGCCGACAAATTATTGCAGGAAATGAATTTGTTCGATGAATGGTATGTGGGCAAGCACTACGGTGTCGAGCTGACCGATCAGGAACGCAACTGGCTTGAGAGCATCAAAGGCATGCTGATTCAAAGTGCTTTGTCTGAACCCCAAGTGTTTGTCCACCGAGACTACCACAGCCGCAATTTGATGTTGATTAGCCAGGCGGGGGCAGCGCCCCAATTCGGTATTCTGGATTTTCAGGACGCTGTGAAAGGCCCGCTGAGTTACGATTTGGTGAGCATTTTACGCGACGCTTACATTGAATGGCCCGAAGCACAAACCCTGGACTGGACCGTGCGTTACTGGGAGGCTGCCCGCAAGGCTGGTTTGCCGATTTGCGAAGACCCTGGCGAGTTTTATCGCCAGTTCGATTTCATGGGTTTGCAGCGCCATTTGAAAATTCTGGGTATTTTTGCACGCCTGAACTACCGCGACGGCAAAGCCCAATACCTGAATGACCTGCCGATGGTGTTGCGTTATGTGCGCCTGGTGGCAGGCCGATATATCGCCTTCAAGCCCCTGTTGTTGTTGCTGGATCGCCTTGAAAACAAGGCAGTGAAAGTGGGATACACGTTTTAA
- the murU gene encoding N-acetylmuramate alpha-1-phosphate uridylyltransferase MurU: protein MKAMILAAGRGERMRPLTDLCPKPLLPAAGKPLLQWQIEALAAVGITRIVINHAHLGHQIESHFGDGSAFGVQLSYSAEATALETAGGIRKALHHLGNEPFLVINGDVACDWPLARALQIASEWPQGQLAHLVMVPNPPHHLAGDFALLGSAVKQPEPGETAFTFSGIGVYHPSLFSKLKVDEVAKLAPLLRQAMAAGKVQGELFNGFWMDIGTPERLEELNQRLNSARKH from the coding sequence ATGAAGGCGATGATATTGGCCGCAGGGCGTGGCGAACGCATGCGCCCCTTGACCGACCTTTGTCCCAAACCCTTGTTGCCTGCGGCCGGCAAACCTTTGTTGCAATGGCAAATAGAGGCCTTGGCGGCGGTGGGTATTACCCGCATTGTGATCAACCACGCCCATTTGGGCCACCAAATTGAAAGCCACTTTGGCGATGGTTCAGCCTTTGGGGTGCAGCTAAGTTATTCAGCCGAGGCCACCGCGCTTGAAACCGCAGGCGGTATTCGCAAAGCCTTGCACCATCTTGGCAATGAACCGTTTCTGGTGATCAATGGTGATGTGGCTTGCGACTGGCCCTTGGCTCGGGCTTTACAAATTGCCAGTGAATGGCCGCAGGGCCAGTTGGCTCACTTGGTGATGGTGCCCAATCCGCCGCACCACCTGGCAGGTGATTTCGCATTGCTGGGCAGCGCAGTCAAACAGCCTGAACCGGGCGAGACCGCATTCACATTTTCCGGGATTGGTGTGTATCACCCGAGTTTATTCAGCAAGCTCAAGGTTGACGAGGTCGCAAAACTCGCTCCCCTGTTGCGCCAAGCCATGGCAGCAGGCAAAGTACAAGGTGAGTTATTCAACGGCTTCTGGATGGACATTGGAACACCAGAACGGCTTGAAGAACTCAACCAACGATTGAATTCAGCAAGGAAGCATTAG
- a CDS encoding aminopeptidase P N-terminal domain-containing protein → MSRYPTHNPLIYAKRREQLARRLKKMGGGVALVQSGMEVMRNRDADYAFRSDSYFYYLTGFPEPEACLALVVPPSGDSRAVLFCRDKNEEREIWEGFRFGPKAAQSAFGMHEAYSIEDLEEHLIDTLANQPAVFLRLGEDESLEAAVADVLKTLRGKARMGISAPHAVLDLSHSLDEMRLIKDKTEIDIMRRAATISAHAHIAAMQVCQPGKFEFEVEAELLYQFRKNGSEAPAYGSIVASGANACVLHYRANDAKMRDGDLLLIDAGCELDCYASDITRTFPVNGQFSKAQQAVYEVVLNAQYAAIEATKPGARFNDPHDAAVKVLAQGLIDLKLLKMSLNEALESGAYKRFYMHRTSHWLGMDVHDCGSYRDPAAKPEDGVAPHTSRKLEAGMVLTIEPGLYIRPGKGVPKQFENIGIRIEDDALVTQKGCDIYTADAPKTVAEIHATMKAHKKTSSKAA, encoded by the coding sequence ATGAGCAGGTACCCTACCCACAATCCCCTCATTTACGCCAAGCGCCGAGAGCAACTGGCACGCCGTTTGAAGAAGATGGGCGGTGGTGTTGCGCTGGTGCAATCCGGCATGGAAGTGATGCGAAATCGCGATGCCGATTATGCCTTCCGTTCCGACAGTTATTTTTATTACCTCACCGGCTTTCCCGAACCCGAGGCGTGTTTGGCCTTGGTGGTGCCACCCAGTGGCGATTCCCGAGCCGTGCTGTTTTGCAGGGATAAAAACGAAGAGCGCGAAATTTGGGAGGGTTTTCGATTTGGCCCCAAAGCAGCGCAATCGGCCTTCGGCATGCACGAGGCCTACAGCATTGAAGACCTTGAAGAGCATTTGATTGACACACTGGCCAATCAGCCTGCGGTGTTTTTGCGATTGGGTGAAGACGAAAGCCTGGAGGCGGCTGTGGCCGATGTGTTGAAAACCTTGCGTGGCAAAGCCCGCATGGGAATTTCAGCCCCACATGCGGTGCTTGATTTAAGCCACTCACTGGATGAAATGCGCTTGATCAAAGACAAAACCGAGATTGACATCATGCGCCGCGCGGCCACTATTTCGGCACACGCGCACATTGCGGCCATGCAGGTATGCCAGCCGGGAAAGTTTGAGTTTGAAGTGGAAGCAGAGTTGTTGTATCAGTTCCGCAAGAACGGTTCAGAAGCACCCGCTTACGGTTCAATTGTGGCCTCGGGTGCAAATGCCTGTGTGCTGCATTACCGGGCCAACGACGCCAAAATGCGCGACGGTGACTTGTTGTTGATTGATGCAGGTTGCGAGCTGGATTGCTACGCATCCGATATCACCCGTACCTTTCCGGTGAACGGACAGTTCAGCAAGGCCCAACAGGCTGTGTATGAAGTGGTGTTGAATGCACAGTACGCAGCGATTGAGGCCACCAAGCCTGGTGCGCGTTTCAATGACCCGCATGACGCTGCTGTGAAGGTGCTGGCGCAAGGATTGATCGATTTGAAGCTGTTAAAAATGAGCCTGAACGAGGCGCTTGAAAGTGGCGCGTACAAACGCTTTTACATGCATCGCACCAGTCACTGGTTGGGCATGGATGTGCACGATTGTGGCAGCTACCGCGACCCGGCTGCCAAACCTGAAGACGGTGTGGCACCCCACACCAGCCGCAAGCTGGAAGCCGGCATGGTGCTCACCATTGAGCCTGGCCTTTACATTCGCCCGGGCAAAGGGGTGCCCAAGCAGTTTGAGAACATCGGTATTCGCATAGAAGACGATGCTTTGGTAACCCAGAAAGGTTGCGATATTTACACTGCCGATGCGCCCAAAACCGTGGCTGAAATTCATGCAACGATGAAAGCCCACAAAAAAACAAGCAGCAAGGCAGCCTGA
- a CDS encoding NUDIX hydrolase, with amino-acid sequence MWSAELLRARFAMADLPWQPEPLEERFFKDRDPADAAVLVPLVQRQDDLYVLLTLRTAHLNDHAGQISFPGGRCEPEDGSPIETALRETVEETGLARAFIEVLGTMPVYQTATNFLVTPVVALVQPGFTLAPDAFEVEEVFEVPLSFLMNVENHQQRSLHTPMGERTFYAMPYNSPESGKNYFIWGATAAMLRNLYHFLNAKA; translated from the coding sequence ATGTGGTCTGCCGAATTGTTGCGCGCCCGCTTTGCCATGGCCGATTTGCCGTGGCAGCCCGAGCCGCTTGAAGAACGTTTTTTCAAAGACCGCGACCCCGCCGATGCCGCCGTGCTGGTGCCCTTGGTTCAGCGGCAAGATGACCTTTATGTGTTGCTCACTCTGCGCACCGCCCACCTGAATGACCATGCTGGGCAAATCAGCTTTCCGGGTGGCCGTTGTGAACCCGAAGATGGCAGCCCGATTGAAACTGCCTTGCGTGAAACCGTGGAAGAAACCGGATTGGCCCGAGCATTCATTGAGGTGCTGGGCACCATGCCGGTGTACCAAACAGCCACCAATTTTTTGGTGACGCCCGTGGTGGCGCTGGTCCAACCTGGTTTTACGCTGGCGCCCGACGCATTCGAGGTGGAAGAGGTGTTCGAAGTACCGCTTTCATTTCTCATGAATGTTGAAAACCACCAACAACGCAGCTTGCACACACCCATGGGCGAGCGTACTTTCTACGCCATGCCCTACAACTCACCCGAGAGCGGAAAAAACTATTTCATCTGGGGTGCCACAGCGGCCATGCTTCGCAACCTTTACCATTTTCTGAACGCGAAGGCTTGA
- a CDS encoding FAD-dependent monooxygenase → MTSHTDFDVAIVGAGPVGLAFAGWLANTWGDRANRIAIFDAKPLEASARDPRILALSDATRLRLACLGFPADATPIHHIHVSEQSRFGQVRMKADELGLRALGWTVRYGDLVNCLSTSLERRGVKIFRPANVKYAHRSAVDSLEVLELEDGTEYTVNLRVDAEGGLYGEAGERDQVVDYDQWALVSEVTLQVEPGLLEGGNTLAFERFTSEGPLALLPISTDQQQYSLVWCAPLAQVQKRLACSDAEFSAELRQQFGRRVSIKHIGPRKSFPLGMNWRDKLVQGRRVAIGNAAQILHPVAGQGLNLGLRDAVQLCRSVDPATVAQEHRLTLALNEFEKSRVADRQVVVKMTDWMVKGFSNHNPLLGAGRQMALNVMEFTPPLRKQFAELMLFGLAV, encoded by the coding sequence ATGACCTCGCACACCGATTTTGATGTGGCTATTGTTGGGGCTGGCCCTGTGGGCCTTGCTTTTGCAGGCTGGCTCGCCAACACATGGGGTGACCGCGCCAATCGCATTGCCATTTTTGATGCCAAGCCTTTGGAGGCTTCCGCCCGCGACCCGCGAATCCTGGCTTTGTCCGATGCCACGCGTTTGCGCCTGGCCTGCCTGGGGTTCCCAGCCGATGCCACACCGATTCACCATATTCATGTGTCAGAGCAATCCCGTTTTGGCCAGGTACGAATGAAGGCAGATGAACTGGGTTTGCGGGCCTTGGGTTGGACGGTTCGTTATGGCGACCTGGTGAATTGCTTGTCGACTTCGCTGGAACGCAGAGGGGTAAAAATTTTCCGCCCTGCCAATGTGAAGTATGCGCACCGTAGCGCAGTTGACTCTCTCGAAGTGCTTGAGCTCGAGGACGGTACCGAATACACCGTGAACCTGCGGGTGGATGCCGAGGGGGGGTTGTATGGCGAGGCTGGCGAGCGTGACCAAGTGGTGGATTACGACCAATGGGCCTTGGTGAGCGAAGTCACCTTGCAAGTGGAACCTGGTTTACTGGAAGGCGGTAATACACTGGCTTTTGAGCGTTTCACCTCGGAAGGGCCTTTGGCACTGTTGCCCATTTCAACCGACCAGCAGCAATACTCATTGGTGTGGTGCGCCCCGCTTGCTCAGGTTCAAAAGCGATTGGCTTGCAGTGATGCCGAGTTTTCGGCCGAACTTCGACAACAGTTCGGGCGCCGTGTGTCCATCAAACACATTGGCCCCAGAAAAAGTTTCCCCTTGGGCATGAACTGGCGCGACAAACTGGTGCAGGGGCGCCGTGTGGCCATTGGTAACGCTGCCCAAATTTTGCACCCTGTGGCTGGGCAAGGCCTGAACCTGGGTTTGCGGGATGCCGTGCAGCTTTGCCGCAGTGTTGACCCGGCAACTGTTGCACAAGAACATCGCTTGACCCTGGCACTGAACGAATTTGAGAAGTCGAGAGTGGCTGATCGGCAGGTGGTTGTTAAAATGACAGACTGGATGGTGAAAGGTTTTTCCAATCACAATCCTTTGCTGGGTGCGGGCCGACAAATGGCCTTGAACGTGATGGAATTCACGCCACCCCTTCGCAAGCAGTTTGCTGAATTAATGCTGTTCGGCCTGGCTGTTTAA
- a CDS encoding peptidylprolyl isomerase, with product MKHIQHWLFAISALAAVGHAQAQGIKAPTSNLPAGKLSSELGASNGSGAATIDGIVAVVNTDIITRSELNRQVALIERQMSRRGAPLPDRIELRKQVLDRMVMDRAQLQKAEEVGIRIEEAQIEAAMARVADQNGLSLEDFLARLQEEGVSPARFREEVRSEITLGRLREREVEARIQVSDAEIQNYLAARTKGGAAANQPEVNWVQLLVKAPSDASGATLNQARTKVETIEKALKDGKTVEAIVQANPELAIDGTGQMGWSGFDAVPTLFTEFLSKAQLNAVQTIRSPNGFHVLKVLERRESGAALDNTPVTQTRARHILIRPGPDITEAEAKRRLNFALEQLQGGAATFDALAKRYSQDGSAAKGGDLGWLYPGDTVPEFEREMNQLGIGGVSPVFQSRFGFHIIQVVERRQQAASEERQRQAARQAIRASKSEESYQEWLRQLRDATFIEIRL from the coding sequence ATGAAGCACATTCAACACTGGTTATTCGCAATCTCCGCCTTGGCGGCCGTTGGCCATGCGCAGGCACAGGGTATCAAGGCACCAACGTCCAATCTGCCGGCCGGCAAGCTGAGTTCAGAACTCGGGGCCAGCAATGGTTCAGGCGCAGCAACAATCGACGGCATTGTTGCCGTGGTGAACACCGACATCATTACCCGCAGCGAATTGAACCGACAAGTGGCCCTGATTGAACGCCAGATGAGTCGCCGCGGCGCGCCCCTTCCCGATCGGATCGAATTGCGCAAACAGGTGCTTGATCGCATGGTGATGGACCGCGCTCAACTTCAGAAAGCTGAAGAGGTGGGTATTCGGATTGAGGAAGCCCAAATTGAAGCCGCCATGGCCCGTGTGGCCGACCAGAACGGTTTGTCTCTCGAAGACTTTCTGGCACGCCTTCAGGAGGAAGGCGTTTCCCCCGCCCGCTTCCGCGAAGAAGTCCGCAGCGAAATCACCTTGGGTCGCCTGCGCGAGCGTGAAGTGGAAGCCCGCATTCAGGTGTCGGATGCAGAAATTCAAAATTACCTGGCTGCCCGCACCAAAGGGGGCGCTGCAGCCAATCAACCCGAGGTGAATTGGGTACAGTTGCTGGTCAAAGCCCCGAGTGACGCCAGTGGTGCAACGCTGAACCAGGCGAGAACCAAAGTTGAGACCATTGAAAAAGCTCTGAAAGACGGAAAAACGGTGGAAGCCATTGTGCAAGCCAATCCCGAGCTGGCCATTGACGGGACTGGGCAAATGGGTTGGTCCGGTTTTGATGCTGTGCCTACCTTGTTCACTGAATTTCTGTCCAAGGCGCAATTGAATGCCGTGCAAACCATTCGCAGCCCCAATGGCTTTCACGTGTTGAAAGTGCTTGAGCGTCGCGAAAGCGGTGCAGCGCTGGACAATACACCTGTGACGCAAACCCGGGCCCGACACATCCTGATTCGCCCAGGCCCCGACATTACCGAAGCAGAGGCAAAACGCCGACTGAATTTTGCACTGGAACAGCTGCAAGGTGGCGCTGCTACGTTCGATGCTTTGGCAAAGCGTTATTCGCAAGATGGCTCTGCCGCGAAAGGCGGCGATTTGGGTTGGCTGTACCCAGGCGACACCGTACCGGAATTTGAACGCGAGATGAACCAGCTTGGGATTGGGGGGGTAAGCCCGGTATTCCAAAGCCGTTTTGGTTTCCACATTATTCAGGTGGTAGAACGTCGCCAGCAGGCGGCCTCTGAAGAACGCCAGCGCCAGGCCGCACGCCAGGCAATCCGTGCCAGTAAATCAGAGGAAAGCTATCAGGAATGGTTGCGCCAACTGCGCGACGCCACCTTCATCGAAATTCGCCTTTAA
- the rsgA gene encoding ribosome small subunit-dependent GTPase A, protein MANSSLNRVRPTYKGKQTGNHGKNSGNPDLLNALVVASYGRHFLARDDSGTIWQVYGKGKRRDVAVGDEIVILPSGDMQAWVEDIQPRKNLVYRSDALKSKMFAANLDGVLLMLAISPPYSPELLGRTLTACKHAEVPLTILFNKVDILEGDSETLEAVEQELFEITLGEVPTHYISVTERPAETETLLRPLLEKKRTLILGQSGMGKSTLINLLIPGALAATNEISMALNAGKHTTTHTQMHFGEEGLELIDSPGFQAFGLHHLSESDLLNAFTDIRDEGNKCRFANCQHKREPDCAVKNGLEDGTLSPARYALYQMLKAELQEASQSY, encoded by the coding sequence TTGGCTAATTCGTCTCTTAACAGGGTGCGCCCCACTTACAAGGGCAAACAAACCGGCAACCACGGAAAAAACTCAGGCAATCCTGATTTGCTGAATGCATTGGTGGTGGCCAGCTACGGGCGCCATTTTTTGGCACGCGACGACAGCGGAACCATTTGGCAGGTTTATGGCAAAGGCAAACGCCGGGACGTGGCTGTGGGCGATGAAATCGTCATTTTGCCCAGCGGCGACATGCAAGCCTGGGTGGAAGACATTCAGCCACGCAAGAACCTGGTGTACCGATCAGACGCACTGAAAAGCAAGATGTTCGCGGCGAACCTGGATGGTGTGCTGCTGATGCTGGCCATCAGCCCACCTTACTCGCCAGAGCTTTTGGGACGCACACTGACTGCCTGCAAACATGCGGAAGTACCACTCACCATTCTGTTCAACAAGGTAGACATTCTGGAAGGCGATTCCGAGACGCTGGAAGCGGTTGAACAGGAGCTGTTTGAAATCACCTTGGGTGAAGTGCCAACACACTACATCAGCGTGACCGAACGGCCTGCCGAAACCGAGACGCTGTTGCGCCCCTTGCTGGAAAAAAAACGCACCTTGATTCTGGGGCAATCGGGCATGGGTAAATCAACCTTGATCAACCTGTTAATACCTGGTGCATTGGCGGCAACCAATGAAATATCAATGGCCTTGAATGCTGGCAAACACACCACCACCCACACCCAAATGCATTTTGGAGAAGAAGGTTTGGAGTTGATTGATTCGCCCGGATTTCAGGCATTTGGTTTGCACCACCTGAGTGAATCGGATTTGCTGAATGCCTTCACTGATATTCGCGATGAAGGCAACAAATGCCGGTTTGCCAACTGCCAACACAAACGTGAACCCGATTGTGCTGTGAAAAACGGACTGGAAGACGGTACCTTGAGCCCAGCTCGGTATGCGCTATACCAAATGTTGAAAGCCGAATTGCAAGAGGCCAGCCAAAGCTACTGA
- a CDS encoding LPS-assembly protein LptD → MKKSKKSPQVHSVPTRPTAIAFALFCLGAPALAQTTGATPPKAESPTRLKIDGGLLGVRNPIPEDEATYISADRLYGNSAEETFLEGNVEVRRNKLKLFSDSINYSPITDRATAKGNLVIEQEGMILKAPEGSVKLGTGESEMTKPTFELKEINGKGRADKMQYDGISTLTLENPNYTVCDVPNPGAADQGDWYITADSLEIDQAAEVGRARGAKVVFQDVPILGAPYFSFPTTDRRKSGFLPPSFGTVSNSGLEVTVPYYLNIAPDKDMTLYPKIISGRGFQLGTQTRYLTPSNEGELKYDYLPDDEKTGTDRTALSLLHKYEKGPLYAGINFNQVSDDNYFVDFSRTQAVASQRVLVQEGFVSYRQKNWSANVRTVAHQTLQLFNDVIAEPYDRLPEATLELSPTRIGQANAFVSVSGQYTDFARPSSAPARVEGSRGVTRARVFMPIQRSEFSFTPAVSVQATNYDLQGQTPGSPAAPGSVIPTVSLDSTVYFDRKTSFFGRNVNQTLEPRIFYLYTPFKDQSDQPIFDTSVTDQSLTRIFAENRYSGLDRVGDANQLTLAVTSRFYDEATSEELFSVTGGQRLNLSTPRVILQGFEAPTTSDSDFFANARGRISQSVFLDATTQLNAESGRHERGNVTVSYAPSLGKQLNFGYRYTRAQIDQFDISGQWPISDRWSGVGRLNYSMLDNRLIEGVAGLEYGEGCWAVRVIAQRFATAPLLETTSLFVQLELNGLGRLGSNPADLLSRKVPGYTPFSSSQATQ, encoded by the coding sequence TTGAAGAAAAGCAAAAAATCACCGCAAGTGCACTCAGTGCCCACACGCCCCACAGCCATCGCATTTGCTTTGTTCTGTCTGGGCGCACCCGCGCTTGCCCAAACCACAGGCGCCACACCACCCAAGGCCGAGTCCCCCACCCGCCTGAAGATTGACGGTGGACTGCTGGGTGTGCGCAACCCGATACCTGAGGACGAGGCCACTTACATTTCTGCCGACCGCCTTTACGGCAACAGCGCCGAGGAAACCTTTCTGGAAGGCAATGTTGAAGTTCGGCGCAACAAGCTGAAATTATTTAGCGACTCAATCAATTATTCGCCCATTACTGACCGTGCTACGGCCAAGGGCAACCTGGTGATTGAGCAGGAAGGCATGATACTGAAAGCCCCCGAGGGCTCTGTAAAGCTGGGCACCGGCGAAAGCGAAATGACCAAACCCACCTTCGAGCTGAAGGAAATTAACGGCAAGGGTCGGGCCGACAAAATGCAGTACGACGGTATTTCAACGCTGACGCTTGAAAACCCGAACTACACGGTATGCGATGTGCCAAACCCTGGTGCCGCGGATCAAGGTGATTGGTATATCACTGCCGATTCGCTGGAAATTGACCAGGCTGCTGAAGTGGGTCGTGCCCGTGGCGCGAAGGTGGTATTTCAGGACGTGCCCATATTGGGCGCACCGTACTTTTCGTTCCCCACCACCGACAGGCGCAAAAGCGGATTTCTGCCACCCTCGTTTGGCACTGTGTCCAACAGCGGACTTGAAGTGACAGTCCCGTACTACCTGAATATTGCTCCAGACAAAGACATGACCCTGTACCCGAAAATCATCTCGGGCCGGGGTTTCCAATTGGGTACACAAACCCGTTACCTGACGCCAAGCAACGAAGGCGAACTTAAATACGATTACCTGCCGGATGACGAGAAAACAGGCACAGACCGCACTGCTTTGTCCTTGCTGCACAAATACGAAAAAGGTCCTTTGTATGCAGGCATAAATTTCAACCAGGTGTCGGATGACAATTACTTTGTTGACTTCTCCCGGACTCAGGCAGTGGCCTCCCAACGTGTTTTGGTTCAAGAAGGCTTCGTCTCGTACCGTCAGAAAAACTGGAGCGCCAACGTGCGCACCGTGGCTCATCAAACATTGCAGTTATTCAACGATGTGATCGCTGAGCCATATGACCGTTTGCCAGAGGCCACACTTGAATTAAGCCCAACCCGAATTGGCCAGGCCAATGCCTTTGTGTCAGTGAGCGGGCAGTACACCGACTTTGCAAGGCCCTCCTCCGCACCCGCACGGGTTGAAGGCTCACGCGGTGTAACGCGCGCCAGGGTTTTCATGCCCATACAACGGTCCGAATTCTCATTCACGCCCGCGGTCTCGGTGCAAGCCACCAACTACGATTTGCAGGGCCAAACACCCGGGTCACCCGCAGCACCAGGCAGCGTGATTCCAACGGTTTCGCTGGACAGCACGGTTTACTTCGACCGCAAAACAAGCTTTTTCGGTCGCAATGTGAATCAAACCCTGGAACCACGAATTTTTTATCTGTACACGCCATTCAAGGACCAATCCGATCAGCCTATTTTCGACACCTCGGTGACGGATCAAAGTCTGACGCGGATTTTCGCCGAGAACAGGTATTCGGGGCTTGACCGGGTGGGCGATGCGAACCAGCTGACACTGGCTGTGACCAGTCGCTTCTACGACGAGGCCACCAGCGAAGAGTTGTTCAGCGTCACTGGCGGGCAACGTCTGAACCTGAGCACGCCACGTGTTATTTTGCAGGGCTTTGAAGCGCCAACCACAAGTGACTCCGACTTTTTTGCGAATGCACGGGGCCGAATCAGCCAGTCGGTATTCCTGGACGCGACCACGCAGCTGAATGCAGAAAGCGGACGCCATGAACGCGGCAATGTCACCGTCAGCTATGCGCCTTCACTGGGTAAACAACTGAATTTTGGGTATCGCTATACCCGCGCGCAAATTGATCAGTTCGACATTTCAGGCCAATGGCCCATCTCTGACCGCTGGAGCGGCGTGGGTCGTTTAAACTACTCCATGCTGGACAATCGTTTGATTGAAGGCGTGGCTGGTCTGGAATATGGCGAAGGTTGCTGGGCAGTGCGAGTGATTGCGCAACGATTTGCGACTGCACCGTTGCTGGAGACCACCTCTCTCTTTGTTCAGCTCGAACTCAATGGATTGGGTCGTTTGGGGTCTAACCCGGCCGACCTGTTGTCCAGAAAGGTGCCTGGGTACACGCCTTTCTCATCCTCGCAAGCCACCCAATGA
- the pdxA gene encoding 4-hydroxythreonine-4-phosphate dehydrogenase PdxA codes for MSKANNLPILVTSGEPAGIGPELCALLAETSQAKRLNRSLVILGDADLLETRAKNAGIEPKWQRINSLREITASDDEAPGYFLLDHPLSAPCITGKPNPANAPYVLGLLNLACDACQNGTAAAMVTAPIQKSAISPHWPGFMGHTEYLAQRCGQSDVVMMLMGGQMKVALATTHIPLAQVPAAITRDSLTRTLEIMLHDLRLYWGLPKPRILVTGLNPHAGESGDLGNEEFDTITPTIRALQAKGHDVQGPFPADTLFQPKYLQNSDAVLAMFHDQGLPVLKHASFGQGVNISLGLPIVRTSVDHGTALDLAGTRNMDAGSLNEAIECAHHMDLCRRNAQ; via the coding sequence ATGAGCAAGGCCAACAACCTACCTATCCTTGTCACCAGCGGTGAACCTGCCGGGATAGGGCCAGAACTGTGCGCCTTGCTGGCCGAAACTAGCCAAGCCAAACGTTTAAACCGTTCGCTGGTCATTCTTGGCGATGCCGATCTGCTTGAGACACGCGCAAAAAACGCGGGCATTGAACCCAAATGGCAACGCATCAATTCGCTGCGGGAAATTACAGCCAGCGATGATGAAGCGCCTGGTTATTTTCTGCTTGATCACCCCCTTTCAGCGCCCTGCATCACCGGCAAACCCAACCCGGCCAATGCACCCTATGTGCTGGGCCTGTTGAACCTGGCTTGCGATGCTTGCCAGAATGGCACCGCTGCGGCCATGGTGACCGCTCCCATTCAGAAATCCGCAATCAGCCCGCACTGGCCGGGTTTTATGGGGCACACCGAGTACCTGGCGCAACGATGTGGGCAAAGCGATGTCGTCATGATGCTGATGGGCGGTCAAATGAAGGTAGCACTGGCCACCACCCACATTCCACTGGCCCAGGTACCAGCAGCAATTACCCGGGACAGCCTCACCCGCACGCTTGAAATCATGCTTCACGATCTACGCCTGTACTGGGGTTTGCCAAAACCCCGAATTCTGGTGACTGGGCTGAATCCGCACGCTGGCGAATCAGGCGACCTGGGGAATGAGGAATTTGACACCATCACACCGACCATCCGAGCCTTGCAAGCGAAGGGGCACGATGTGCAAGGCCCCTTTCCCGCCGACACCCTGTTTCAACCCAAATACCTGCAAAACAGCGATGCGGTGCTTGCCATGTTTCACGACCAGGGCTTGCCCGTACTAAAGCATGCAAGTTTTGGTCAAGGTGTGAACATTTCGCTGGGTTTGCCTATTGTTCGAACCTCGGTTGACCACGGCACCGCGCTTGACCTGGCCGGTACCCGGAACATGGATGCGGGCAGCCTGAACGAAGCGATAGAATGCGCGCACCACATGGACCTTTGCCGCAGGAACGCGCAATGA